One stretch of Arachis hypogaea cultivar Tifrunner chromosome 20, arahy.Tifrunner.gnm2.J5K5, whole genome shotgun sequence DNA includes these proteins:
- the LOC112786670 gene encoding protein LATERAL BRANCHING OXIDOREDUCTASE 1, with the protein MGDIDPAFIQSTEHRANNHKKLVEVVEIPVIDMLQSREELISKIGRACEEWGFFQVTNHGVSSEVSSRAEAAAKMFFEQSTEEKRKVKRDEVNAMGYHDGEHTKNVRDWKEVFDYLVQNSAQVPLIESHEKELRTITNQWPQSPPDFREALEEYSREVEKLAYKLLELISLSLGLAGDKFHGCFKDQLSMVRLNHYPPCPFPDLALGVGRHKDSGALTVLAQDDVGGLQVKRKSDGEWIPVTPTPGAFIINVGDMVQVWSNDKYESVEHRVVVNTERERFSIPFFFFPSHKVMVKPVEELVNEKNPPRYREYNWGHFYAHRNRTDFKKRDLENIQIYHFRILD; encoded by the exons ATGGGAGACATAGACCCAGCTTTCATACAATCCACAGAACACCGTGCCAACAACCACAAGAAGTTGGTGGAAGTTGTTGAAATTCCAGTCATAGACATGTTGCAAAGCAGAGAAGAACTTATCTCCAAGATTGGAAGGGCATGCGAGGAGTGGGGATTCTTCCAAGTAACCAATCATGGGGTTTCCTCTGAGGTGAGCTCAAGAGCGGAGGCTGCGGCGAAGATGTTCTTCGAGCAAAGCACGGAGGAGAAGAGGAAAGTGAAACGAGATGAAGTGAATGCCATGGGGTACCATGATGGAGAGCATACGAAGAACGTAAGGGATTGGAAAGAGGTGTTTGATTATCTTGTTCAGAACTCAGCACAAGTTCCACTCATTGAGTCCCATGAAAAAGAGCTCAGGACTATTACCAACCAATGGCCTCAATCCCCTCCTGATTTCAG GGAAGCATTGGAGGAGTATTCCAGGGAGGTGGAAAAGCTAGCATACAAGTTGTTGGAGCTGATTTCATTGAGCTTGGGGTTGGCTGGTGACAAGTTCCATGGTTGCTTCAAGGACCAGCTAAGCATGGTGAGGCTCAATCACTATCCTCCGTGCCCGTTCCCTGATCTAGCTCTCGGTGTCGGCCGCCATAAGGATAGCGGTGCCTTAACCGTGCTTGCCCAAGATGATGTTGGAGGCCTGCAAGTTAAGAGAAAATCAGATGGTGAATGGATCCCAGTTACACCAACCCCAGGAGCATTTATCATCAATGTAGGGGACATGGTTCAG GTTTGGAGCAATGACAAGTATGAAAGTGTGGAGCACAGAGTGGTGGTGAACACAGAGAGAGAAAGGTTCTCcattccattcttcttcttcccatCTCACAAGGTTATGGTGAAGCCTGTGGAGGAGTTGGTGAATGAGAAAAACCCTCCAAGGTATAGAGAATACAACTGGGGCCACTTCTATGCTCACAGAAACCGCACTGATTTCAAGAAGCGTGATCTGGAGAATATCCAAATTTATCACTTCAGAATTTTGGATTAG
- the LOC112784182 gene encoding protein LATERAL BRANCHING OXIDOREDUCTASE 1 produces MGEVDPAFIQDPEHRPKLCFSEAEGIPMIDLSPSREKEKDPSALDRLVKEIGSACKEWGFFQVINHGVPLDHRHKVEAAAREFFGESKEEKNKVRRDAVKVLGYYDTEHTKNVRDWKEVFDFSVEEPTLVPASLDPHNQDVTHWHNQWPHYPPYLREVCQEYAKDMVKLALELMELIALSLGLPQKRFHEFFKDQTSFIRLNHYPPCPSPHLALGVGRHKDSGVLTILAQDDVGGLEVKRKSDGEWVRVRPTPNAYIINVGDMIQVWSNEAYESVEHRVMVNSEKERFSIPFFLNPSHYTMVEPLEELVNENNPAKYKPYNWGKFLVTRKHSNFMKLDVENIQIYHFKV; encoded by the exons ATGGGAGAGGTGGATCCAGCTTTCATCCAAGACCCAGAACACAGGCCAAAGCTATGCTTCAGTGAAGCAGAAGGGATCCCTATGATTGACCTCTCCCCatcaagagaaaaagaaaaagacccTTCTGCCCTTGATAGGCTTGTGAAGGAAATTGGCAGTGCATGCAAAGAGTGGGGGTTCTTTCAGGTAATCAACCATGGGGTCCCACTTGATCACAGACACAAAGTTGAAGCTGCAGCTAGAGAGTTCTTTGGTGAGAGCAAAGAAGAGAAGAACAAGGTTAGAAGAGATGCTGTGAAAGTGCTTGGTTACTATGACACAGAGCATACCAAGAATGTTAGAGATTGGAAAGAGGTCTTTGATTTCTCTGTTGAGGAACCTACCTTGGTCCCTGCTTCTCTTGATCCTCATAATCAAGATGTCACTCATTGGCATAATCAATGGCCTCATTATCCACCATACTTGAG AGAGGTATGCCAAGAATATGCTAAGGACATGGTGAAACTAGCATTGGAGTTGATGGAACTTATTGCTCTGAGCTTAGGTTTGCCACAGAAACGGTTCCATGAGTTCTTCAAAGACCAAACAAGCTTTATAAGGCTGAACCATTATCCACCATGCCCTTCACCACACCTTGCTCTTGGAGTTGGTAGGCACAAGGATTCTGGTGTGTTAACCATTCTTGCTCAGGATGATGTTGGTGGCCTTGAAGTGAAGCGAAAATCTGATGGCGAATGGGTTCGGGTTAGGCCTACTCCGAATGCTTATATCATTAATGTTGGTGACATGATTCAG GTTTGGAGCAATGAAGCATATGAAAGTGTTGAGCATAGAGTTATGGTGAATTCTGAGAAAGAAAGGTTTTCAATTCCATTCTTTTTGAATCCTTCACACTATACCATGGTGGAACCATTAGAGGAGCTGGTAAATGAGAACAACCCTGCCAAATACAAGCCTTACAATTGGGGCAAGTTTTTAGTCACTAGAAAGCACAGCAATTTCATGAAGCTTGATGttgaaaatattcaaatttatCATTTCAAGGTTTAG